A DNA window from Niabella yanshanensis contains the following coding sequences:
- a CDS encoding ABC transporter permease has translation MNISSFIANRIAFNRSRSFSRFIIRLSIVATVISVAAMIITLAFANGFQKKVSEKVFSFWGHARIQETLPYSSLITEEIPIIASNETEGRIRNTANVKAVYPFATRYAILKTKDELQGILVKGLDKTYDFDNLKEFIIDGIPIRFNDTTYSRDIMISKKTAQELHLNVNDRVSIYFIRPDGSKRRDKLTISGIFKTDIGDFDNSFAIGDIQLIRRLNSWQQNQIGGYEIVLNDFKKTDSSIHQIAQLPGFDEDWSIQNIKEYIPNIFDWLNMQDTTRNVLIGIMIVVAVINLITCLIILVLERMRMVGVLKSIGATDWMVQKIFLRHSLIIALRGILTGAIIGLGILYAQVKTGFIKLDEEAYYMDRAAVQITAWEVFAICGATFFICMLVLLIPSYIVRKIQPVKAIQFR, from the coding sequence CGCATCGCATTCAACCGGAGCCGCTCGTTTTCACGGTTTATTATCAGGCTTTCTATTGTTGCTACAGTAATCAGCGTTGCGGCAATGATCATTACGCTGGCCTTCGCCAATGGGTTCCAGAAAAAAGTAAGTGAAAAAGTATTTAGTTTCTGGGGGCATGCGCGTATACAGGAAACGCTACCCTATTCCTCGCTGATTACCGAGGAAATACCCATTATCGCCAGTAATGAAACCGAAGGCCGTATTCGCAACACAGCTAATGTGAAAGCGGTATATCCATTTGCTACACGATATGCTATTCTTAAAACCAAAGACGAACTACAGGGCATATTGGTAAAAGGACTTGATAAAACCTATGATTTTGATAACCTGAAAGAATTTATAATAGATGGCATTCCGATCCGTTTCAACGATACCACCTATAGCAGGGATATTATGATCTCGAAAAAAACGGCGCAGGAGCTTCACTTAAATGTGAATGACCGGGTGTCAATTTATTTCATCCGGCCCGACGGTTCGAAAAGACGTGACAAGCTCACCATCAGCGGCATTTTTAAAACAGATATCGGCGATTTCGACAATTCTTTTGCTATCGGAGATATACAATTGATACGCAGGCTGAACAGCTGGCAGCAAAACCAGATTGGGGGCTATGAAATAGTGTTAAATGACTTTAAAAAGACAGACTCCTCTATACATCAGATTGCCCAATTGCCCGGCTTTGATGAAGACTGGAGCATACAGAATATCAAAGAGTATATTCCCAACATTTTCGATTGGCTGAATATGCAGGATACCACCCGGAACGTGTTGATCGGTATTATGATCGTTGTAGCGGTAATTAATTTGATCACCTGCCTGATCATCCTGGTACTGGAGCGTATGCGTATGGTAGGCGTGTTAAAATCCATTGGCGCTACCGACTGGATGGTTCAGAAAATATTCCTGCGTCACAGCCTGATTATTGCGCTCAGGGGCATCCTTACCGGAGCCATAATAGGTTTAGGTATTTTATACGCACAGGTGAAAACAGGTTTTATTAAACTGGATGAAGAAGCCTATTATATGGACCGGGCGGCAGTACAGATCACTGCCTGGGAGGTATTTGCCATTTGTGGTGCCACTTTTTTCATCTGCATGTTGGTACTATTGATACCTTCTTACATCGTAAGAAAGATACAGCCGGTTAAAGCCATTCAATTCAGATAA